The following DNA comes from Legionella sp. PATHC032.
TGACAACTCCAGATCCCTCAATGACGTAAACAGGAAATGGTGAAGGGAGCAGATTTTTATTTGAGTCGGGAATATTCTCAGATAGATCAATAGCGAAAGAGCTCGTAATTAATAAAACACCTGGAATAATATACAGCATTTTTTTCATTACTATTCTCTCCAAAGGCAATGGCTTAATATTGCGTATTCAGGATTATAAAAGTTTAATATGTGATTTTTGTATTAAACATATCTTAGATTATAGGTTATTTTCATGTGAGGATATGAGAAACCAATTTTTACCTTCGACCAGACGTGCAATCATCATGCCGCAAGCACTGTTGCTTGTTACGTTGACCATTGTCGCTATGGGATCAATGATTATACTAATGGCAGCAACGGCAATTAAGACAGAAGGTGGAAAACCATACACTGACAAAATTAACAATTCTCCCAGCATCCCTCCGCTAGGAATAGCTCCCATCACTGTTCCCACCAGCAAAGAAACCCCCAATGCCATCAAAAGAACGGGCAAGCTGGTAAAAGGCAAATGAAATATCCCAAATAAAAAGGCAATTTTAAAAATACCACCCATGACTGATCCATCTTTATGAATTATGGAGCCTAAGGGGATTGATGTTTCATAGATTTCAGCCGGAATACGCATGGATTTGGTTGCTATTAAATTGGCAGGAATACTGGCAGCACTACTACAAGTTGCTATGGAGGTTGCTGCAGGCAGGAAAATGTTTTTCCAGAATAGTTGGACACCCTGGAATTTTCCCGCCAAATAAGCATAGGCAGTTAACGCAAAGAAAAAGTAGAGCACTGAAGCGGTATAGTAGAGTATGGCAATGCGTAAATAATTTCCCATTAATTGGGGGCCAATTTCACTTACTATCACTGCAAAGTAGGCAAAAAAACCGATAGGAGCGTAATACATAACCAGCCGAAATACTGACATGAATACCTCTTCTCCTGCTTTTAAGAAGGAATTAAAAATGCTTCCTTTGTCTTTGGAATGGGCTACTGCTAGTCCTACCAAGATTGAGAACAGGATTAATGCCAGAATATGCTCATGAGAGAATAATTTTGAAAATTCAGGTACAGTAAAAATTTCTATCAATCGATCCGGGAGATTTGTCGGAGAGAGTTGCTTTGAACTTTCCAAGAG
Coding sequences within:
- a CDS encoding dicarboxylate/amino acid:cation symporter, producing the protein MATQFNTLKSYIFPIILLLSILFGGLTGYAFNQNVAWLKPFGDIFLNLIFTTIVPLIFFSVSSAIARTGSIGKLGKIFYSMTVVFLFTGIIAAVYALFVVLLFPPEQNMPVLLESSKQLSPTNLPDRLIEIFTVPEFSKLFSHEHILALILFSILVGLAVAHSKDKGSIFNSFLKAGEEVFMSVFRLVMYYAPIGFFAYFAVIVSEIGPQLMGNYLRIAILYYTASVLYFFFALTAYAYLAGKFQGVQLFWKNIFLPAATSIATCSSAASIPANLIATKSMRIPAEIYETSIPLGSIIHKDGSVMGGIFKIAFLFGIFHLPFTSLPVLLMALGVSLLVGTVMGAIPSGGMLGELLILSVYGFPPSVLIAVAAISIIIDPIATMVNVTSNSACGMMIARLVEGKNWFLISSHENNL